In one window of Solanum pennellii chromosome 2, SPENNV200 DNA:
- the LOC107008707 gene encoding alpha-dioxygenase 1-like isoform X1 — protein MTMIMLKNLLFSPLRGFIHKDFHQILDKMNLRDKLSFLVVHIIDKHNLWHRVPVFLGLVYLALRRHLNQEYNLINVGRTPSGVRSNPGDFPYRTADGKYNDPFNEGAGSEFSFFGRNMMPVDQHDKLKNPDPMVVATKLLARRKFIDTGKQFNMIAASWIQFMIHDWIDHLEDTQQIEELRAPEEVASQCPLKSFKFYKSKETPTGFYEIKTGHLSRRTPWWDGSAIYGSNVEILKKVRTFKDGKLKLSENGLLEQDENGKIISGDVRNTWAGLVTLQALFVQEHNLVCDVLKKEYPELEDEELYRHARLVTSAVIAKVHTIDWTIELLKTDTLFAAMRANWYGLLGKKFKDTFGHVGGAILGGLVGLKKPENHGVPYSLTEEFVSVYRMHQLLPDKLQLRNIDATPGPNKSVPLTNEIPMGDLIGGKGEENLSRIGFTKQMVSMGHQACGALELWNYPIWMRDLIAQDVDGTDRPAHVDLAALEIYRDRERSVARYNEFRRRMLQIPITKWEDLTDDMEVIKTLNEVYGDDVEQLDLLVGMSAEKKIKGFAISETAFFIFLLMASRRLEADRFFTSNYNEETYTKKGLEWVNTTESLKDVLDRHYPEMTDKWMNSNSAFSVWDSSPQPHNPIPLYFRVPKH, from the exons ATGACTATGATTATGCTGAAGAATCTCTTGTTCTCCCCTCTTCGTGGTTTCATCCACAAAGATTTTCATCAGATACTTGACAAAATGAATCTCCGCGACAAACTTTCATTTCTG GTAGTTCATATCATTGATAAACATAACTTGTGGCACCGGGTGCCGGTGTTTTTAGGGCTAGTTTATCTTGCACTTCGTCGACATCTTAATCAGGAATATAATTTGATCAACGTGGGTAGAACACCAAGCGGAGTCCGATCGAATCCGGGGGACTTCCCTTATAGAACAGCAGATGGAAAATATAATGATCCTTTCAATGAAGGAGCAGGAAGTGaattttctttctttgggaGGAATATGATGCCTGTTGATCAACATGACAAG TTAAAGAATCCAGATCCAATGGTAGTGGCAACAAAGCTGCTAGCACGGAGAAAATTCATAGACACAGGAAAACAATTTAACATGATAGCTGCATCATGGATACAATTTATGATTCATGATTGGATCGATCATTTGGAAGATACTCAACAG ATTGAGGAGCTTAGGGCACCTGAAGAAGTTGCAAGTCAATGTCCTCTCAAGTCCTTTAAGTTTTACAAATCAAAAGAAACTCCTACCGGATTTTACGAAATTAAAACCGGTCATTTGAGTAGGCGTACCCCTTGGTG GGATGGAAGTGCTATTTATGGGAGCAACGTAGAGATCTTGAAGAAAGTAAGGACATTTAAAGACGGAAAATTGAAACTATCAGAAAATGGACTCCTTGAACAAGATGAAAATGGAAAAATCATCTCTGGTGATGTTCGCAATACTTGGGCTGGACTTGTAACACTGCAAGCGCTCTTTGTACAAGAGCATAATCTTGTTTGTGATGTCTTGAAG AAAGAATATCCAGAATTGGAAGATGAAGAGTTGTATCGTCATGCTAGGCTGGTGACTTCTGCTGTTATTGCAAAAGTTCACACCATAGATTGGACTATCGAGCTTCTTAAAACAGACACCTTATTTGCAGCAATGCGAGCCAATTG GTATGGATTGCTAGGGAAGAAATTTAAAGATACATTTGGGCACGTTGGAGGTGCAATTTTGGGTGGTTTAGTAGGACTAAAAAAACCCGAAAATCATGGAGTGCCTTATTCCTTAACTGAAGAATTTGTGAGTGTGTATCGAATGCATCAACTCTTACCTGATAAACTTCAGTTAAGAAATATAGATGCAACGCCTGGACCAAATAAATCTGTCCCTTTGACTAACGA AATCCCAATGGGAGATTTAATCGGAGGCAAAGGAGAGGAGAATTTATCAAGAATCGGATTTACTAAGCAGATGGTTTCAATGGGGCATCAAGCATGTGGAGCTCTTGAGCTTTGGAATTATCCAATATGGATGAGGGATCTTATTGCTCAAGATGTTGATGGAACTGATAGACCAGCTCATGTTGACCTTGCAGCACTCGAaa TTTATAGAGACAGAGAAAGAAGTGTTGCTAGGTACAATGAATTTCGAAGGAGAATGTTGCAAATTCCCATCACTAAATGGGAAGATTTGACGGATGATATGGAAGTTATTAAAACACTTAATGAAGTTTATGGTGATGATGTAGAACAATTGGATCTGTTAGTTGGAATGTCCGcggagaaaaaaattaaaggatttGCCATCTCTGAGACTGCATTTTTCATATTCCTTCTCATGGCATCAAG GAGGTTAGAGGCAGATAGATTTTTCACAAGCAATTACAACGAGGAGACATACACAAAGAAAGGATTAGAATGGGTGAATACTACTGAAAGTTTGAAAGATGTGTTAGATCGTCATTATCCAGAAATGACTGATAAATGGATGAATTCAAACAGTGCCTTCTCTGTTTGGGATTCTTCTCCACAACCTCATAATCCTATTCCACTCTATTTTCGTGTTCCTAAACATTAA
- the LOC107008707 gene encoding alpha-dioxygenase 1-like isoform X2 gives MTMIMLKNLLFSPLRGFIHKDFHQILDKMNLRDKLSFLVVHIIDKHNLWHRVPVFLGLVYLALRRHLNQEYNLINVGRTPSGVRSNPGDFPYRTADGKYNDPFNEGAGSEFSFFGRNMMPVDQHDKLKNPDPMVVATKLLARRKFIDTGKQFNMIAASWIQFMIHDWIDHLEDTQQIELRAPEEVASECPLKSFKFFKTKQTPTGLCDIKTGHLNIRTPQWDGSAIYGSNAEVSKKVRTFKDGKLKLSENGLIQQDENGKIISGDVRNAWAGLVTLQALFVQEHNLVCDALKKEYPELKDEALYRHAKRVTSAVIAKIHTIDWTVELLNTDTLLAGMRANWYGLLGKKFKDTFGHVGGSILSGFVGMKKPEDHGVPYSLTEEFTSVYRMHQLLPDTLELRNIDATPGLNKSLPLTDEIPMEDLIGGKGNENLSRIGFTKQMVSMGHQASGALELWNYPIWMRDLIAQDVDGTDRPDHIDLAALEIYRDRERSVARYNEFRRRMLQIPITKWEDLTDDMEVIKTLHEVYGDDVEQLDLLVGMSAEKKIKGFAISETAFFIFLIMASRRLEADKFFTSYYNEETYTKRGLEWVNTTESLKDVLDRHYPEMT, from the exons ATGACTATGATTATGCTGAAGAATCTCTTGTTCTCCCCTCTTCGTGGTTTCATCCACAAAGATTTTCATCAGATACTTGACAAAATGAATCTCCGCGACAAACTTTCATTTCTG GTAGTTCATATCATTGATAAACATAACTTGTGGCACCGGGTGCCGGTGTTTTTAGGGCTAGTTTATCTTGCACTTCGTCGACATCTTAATCAGGAATATAATTTGATCAACGTGGGTAGAACACCAAGCGGAGTCCGATCGAATCCGGGGGACTTCCCTTATAGAACAGCAGATGGAAAATATAATGATCCTTTCAATGAAGGAGCAGGAAGTGaattttctttctttgggaGGAATATGATGCCTGTTGATCAACATGACAAG TTAAAGAATCCAGATCCAATGGTAGTGGCAACAAAGCTGCTAGCACGGAGAAAATTCATAGACACAGGAAAACAATTTAACATGATAGCTGCATCATGGATACAATTTATGATTCATGATTGGATCGATCATTTGGAAGATACTCAACAG attgaGCTAAGGGCACCTGAAGAAGTTGCAAGTGAGTGTCCTCTCAAGTCCTTTAAGTTTTTCAAGACCAAGCAAACACCTACGGGTTTATGTGATATCAAGACGGGTCACTTGAACATACGTACTCCACAGTG GGATGGAAGTGCTATTTATGGGAGCAACGCTGAAGTTTCAAAGAAAGTTAGGACATTTAAAGACGGAAAATTGAAACTATCAGAAAATGGACTCATCCAACAAGATGAAAATGGGAAAATTATCTCTGGTGATGTTCGCAATGCTTGGGCTGGACTTGTAACACTGCAAGCGCTCTTTGTACAAGAGCATAATCTTGTTTGTGACGCCTTGAAG AAAGAATATCCAGAATTGAAAGATGAGGCGTTGTATCGTCATGCAAAACGTGTCACTTCTGCTGTAATTGCAAAAATTCACACCATAGATTGGACAGTTGAACTTCTCAATACAGACACCCTTCTAGCAGGAATGCGCGCCAATTG GTATGGATTGCTAGGAAAGAAATTCAAGGATACATTTGGTCACGTTGGAGGTTCCATTTTAAGTGGTTTTGTGGGAATGAAGAAACCTGAGGATCATGGAGTGCCTTATTCCTTAACTGAGGAATTTACGAGTGTCTATCGAATGCATCAACTCCTGCCTGATACACTTGAGCTAAGAAATATCGATGCCACGCCTGGACTAAACAAATCTCTTCCTTTGACTGATGA GATCCCGATGGAAGATCTAATTGGGGGTAAAGGAAATgagaatctatcaagaattgGGTTTACTAAGCAAATGGTTTCAATGGGACATCAAGCTAGTGGAGCTCTTGAACTTTGGAATTATCCGATATGGATGAGGGATCTTATTGCCCAAGACGTCGATGGAACAGACAGGCCAGATCATATTGACCTTGCAGCTCTTGAAA TTTATAGAGACAGAGAAAGAAGTGTTGCTAGGTACAATGAATTTCGAAGGAGAATGTTGCAAATTCCCATCACTAAATGGGAAGATTTGACGGATGATATGGAAGTTATTAAAACACTTCATGAAGTTTATGGTGATGATGTAGAACAATTGGATCTGTTAGTTGGAATGTCCGCggagaaaaaaattaagggaTTTGCTATCTCTGAGACTGcctttttcatatttctaatcATGGCATCAAG AAGGTTAGAGGCAGATAAATTTTTCACGAGCTATTACAATGAGGAGACATATACGAAAAGAGGACTTGAATGGGTGAATACAACTGAAAGCTTAAAAGATGTACTAGATCGACATTATCCAGAGATGACTTAG
- the LOC107008707 gene encoding alpha-dioxygenase 1-like isoform X4, whose amino-acid sequence MSFVNLFLFPLRCFIHKDFHDVVDRMSFLNKLLFMMVHLIDKLNLWHRLPVFLGLLYLAARRHLHQQYNLINVGKTFTTDVTSNRVVGKYNNDPFNEGGGSELPFFGRNMMPVDQHEKLKNPDPMVVATKLLARRKFIDTGKQFNMIAASWIQFMIHDWIDHLEDTQQLRAPEEVASECPLKSFKFFKTKQTPTGLCDIKTGHLNIRTPQWDGSAIYGSNAEVSKKVRTFKDGKLKLSENGLIQQDENGKIISGDVRNAWAGLVTLQALFVQEHNLVCDALKKEYPELKDEALYRHAKRVTSAVIAKIHTIDWTVELLNTDTLLAGMRANWYGLLGKKFKDTFGHVGGSILSGFVGMKKPEDHGVPYSLTEEFTSVYRMHQLLPDTLELRNIDATPGLNKSLPLTDEIPMEDLIGGKGNENLSRIGFTKQMVSMGHQASGALELWNYPIWMRDLIAQDVDGTDRPDHIDLAALEIYRDRERSVARYNEFRRRMLQIPITKWEDLTDDMEVIKTLHEVYGDDVEQLDLLVGMSAEKKIKGFAISETAFFIFLIMASRRLEADKFFTSYYNEETYTKRGLEWVNTTESLKDVLDRHYPEMT is encoded by the exons ATGTCTTTTGTTAATCTTTTTCTATTTCCTCTTCGTTGTTTCATTCACAAAGATTTTCATGATGTTGTTGACAGAATGAGTTTTCTCAACAAACTTTTGTTTATg ATGGTTCACTTGATTGATAAATTGAACCTGTGGCACCGGCTACCAGTGTTCTTGGGGCTACTTTATCTCGCAGCACGGCGACATCTTCATCAGCAATATAATTTAATCAACGTCGGTAAAACATTTACTACCGACGTTACATCAAATCGGGTCGTTGGAAAATACAACAACGACCCCTTTAATGAAGGAGGTGGTAGTGAAttacctttctttggtaggaaTATGATGCCTGTTGATCAACATGAAAAG TTAAAGAATCCAGATCCAATGGTAGTGGCAACAAAATTGCTAGCGCGCAGAAAATTCATCGATACTGGAAAACAATTTAACATGATAGCTGCTTCTTGGATACAATTTATGATTCATGATTGGATCGATCATTTGGAAGATACTCAACAG CTAAGGGCACCTGAAGAAGTTGCAAGTGAGTGTCCTCTCAAGTCCTTTAAGTTTTTCAAGACCAAGCAAACACCTACGGGTTTATGTGATATCAAGACGGGTCACTTGAACATACGTACTCCACAGTG GGATGGAAGTGCTATTTATGGGAGCAACGCTGAAGTTTCAAAGAAAGTTAGGACATTTAAAGACGGAAAATTGAAACTATCAGAAAATGGACTCATCCAACAAGATGAAAATGGGAAAATTATCTCTGGTGATGTTCGCAATGCTTGGGCTGGACTTGTAACACTGCAAGCGCTCTTTGTACAAGAGCATAATCTTGTTTGTGACGCCTTGAAG AAAGAATATCCAGAATTGAAAGATGAGGCGTTGTATCGTCATGCAAAACGTGTCACTTCTGCTGTAATTGCAAAAATTCACACCATAGATTGGACAGTTGAACTTCTCAATACAGACACCCTTCTAGCAGGAATGCGCGCCAATTG GTATGGATTGCTAGGAAAGAAATTCAAGGATACATTTGGTCACGTTGGAGGTTCCATTTTAAGTGGTTTTGTGGGAATGAAGAAACCTGAGGATCATGGAGTGCCTTATTCCTTAACTGAGGAATTTACGAGTGTCTATCGAATGCATCAACTCCTGCCTGATACACTTGAGCTAAGAAATATCGATGCCACGCCTGGACTAAACAAATCTCTTCCTTTGACTGATGA GATCCCGATGGAAGATCTAATTGGGGGTAAAGGAAATgagaatctatcaagaattgGGTTTACTAAGCAAATGGTTTCAATGGGACATCAAGCTAGTGGAGCTCTTGAACTTTGGAATTATCCGATATGGATGAGGGATCTTATTGCCCAAGACGTCGATGGAACAGACAGGCCAGATCATATTGACCTTGCAGCTCTTGAAA TTTATAGAGACAGAGAAAGAAGTGTTGCTAGGTACAATGAATTTCGAAGGAGAATGTTGCAAATTCCCATCACTAAATGGGAAGATTTGACGGATGATATGGAAGTTATTAAAACACTTCATGAAGTTTATGGTGATGATGTAGAACAATTGGATCTGTTAGTTGGAATGTCCGCggagaaaaaaattaagggaTTTGCTATCTCTGAGACTGcctttttcatatttctaatcATGGCATCAAG AAGGTTAGAGGCAGATAAATTTTTCACGAGCTATTACAATGAGGAGACATATACGAAAAGAGGACTTGAATGGGTGAATACAACTGAAAGCTTAAAAGATGTACTAGATCGACATTATCCAGAGATGACTTAG
- the LOC107008707 gene encoding alpha-dioxygenase 1-like isoform X3: MSFVNLFLFPLRCFIHKDFHDVVDRMSFLNKLLFMMVHLIDKLNLWHRLPVFLGLLYLAARRHLHQQYNLINVGKTFTTDVTSNRVVGKYNNDPFNEGGGSELPFFGRNMMPVDQHEKLKNPDPMVVATKLLARRKFIDTGKQFNMIAASWIQFMIHDWIDHLEDTQQIELRAPEEVASECPLKSFKFFKTKQTPTGLCDIKTGHLNIRTPQWDGSAIYGSNAEVSKKVRTFKDGKLKLSENGLIQQDENGKIISGDVRNAWAGLVTLQALFVQEHNLVCDALKKEYPELKDEALYRHAKRVTSAVIAKIHTIDWTVELLNTDTLLAGMRANWYGLLGKKFKDTFGHVGGSILSGFVGMKKPEDHGVPYSLTEEFTSVYRMHQLLPDTLELRNIDATPGLNKSLPLTDEIPMEDLIGGKGNENLSRIGFTKQMVSMGHQASGALELWNYPIWMRDLIAQDVDGTDRPDHIDLAALEIYRDRERSVARYNEFRRRMLQIPITKWEDLTDDMEVIKTLHEVYGDDVEQLDLLVGMSAEKKIKGFAISETAFFIFLIMASRRLEADKFFTSYYNEETYTKRGLEWVNTTESLKDVLDRHYPEMT, from the exons ATGTCTTTTGTTAATCTTTTTCTATTTCCTCTTCGTTGTTTCATTCACAAAGATTTTCATGATGTTGTTGACAGAATGAGTTTTCTCAACAAACTTTTGTTTATg ATGGTTCACTTGATTGATAAATTGAACCTGTGGCACCGGCTACCAGTGTTCTTGGGGCTACTTTATCTCGCAGCACGGCGACATCTTCATCAGCAATATAATTTAATCAACGTCGGTAAAACATTTACTACCGACGTTACATCAAATCGGGTCGTTGGAAAATACAACAACGACCCCTTTAATGAAGGAGGTGGTAGTGAAttacctttctttggtaggaaTATGATGCCTGTTGATCAACATGAAAAG TTAAAGAATCCAGATCCAATGGTAGTGGCAACAAAATTGCTAGCGCGCAGAAAATTCATCGATACTGGAAAACAATTTAACATGATAGCTGCTTCTTGGATACAATTTATGATTCATGATTGGATCGATCATTTGGAAGATACTCAACAG attgaGCTAAGGGCACCTGAAGAAGTTGCAAGTGAGTGTCCTCTCAAGTCCTTTAAGTTTTTCAAGACCAAGCAAACACCTACGGGTTTATGTGATATCAAGACGGGTCACTTGAACATACGTACTCCACAGTG GGATGGAAGTGCTATTTATGGGAGCAACGCTGAAGTTTCAAAGAAAGTTAGGACATTTAAAGACGGAAAATTGAAACTATCAGAAAATGGACTCATCCAACAAGATGAAAATGGGAAAATTATCTCTGGTGATGTTCGCAATGCTTGGGCTGGACTTGTAACACTGCAAGCGCTCTTTGTACAAGAGCATAATCTTGTTTGTGACGCCTTGAAG AAAGAATATCCAGAATTGAAAGATGAGGCGTTGTATCGTCATGCAAAACGTGTCACTTCTGCTGTAATTGCAAAAATTCACACCATAGATTGGACAGTTGAACTTCTCAATACAGACACCCTTCTAGCAGGAATGCGCGCCAATTG GTATGGATTGCTAGGAAAGAAATTCAAGGATACATTTGGTCACGTTGGAGGTTCCATTTTAAGTGGTTTTGTGGGAATGAAGAAACCTGAGGATCATGGAGTGCCTTATTCCTTAACTGAGGAATTTACGAGTGTCTATCGAATGCATCAACTCCTGCCTGATACACTTGAGCTAAGAAATATCGATGCCACGCCTGGACTAAACAAATCTCTTCCTTTGACTGATGA GATCCCGATGGAAGATCTAATTGGGGGTAAAGGAAATgagaatctatcaagaattgGGTTTACTAAGCAAATGGTTTCAATGGGACATCAAGCTAGTGGAGCTCTTGAACTTTGGAATTATCCGATATGGATGAGGGATCTTATTGCCCAAGACGTCGATGGAACAGACAGGCCAGATCATATTGACCTTGCAGCTCTTGAAA TTTATAGAGACAGAGAAAGAAGTGTTGCTAGGTACAATGAATTTCGAAGGAGAATGTTGCAAATTCCCATCACTAAATGGGAAGATTTGACGGATGATATGGAAGTTATTAAAACACTTCATGAAGTTTATGGTGATGATGTAGAACAATTGGATCTGTTAGTTGGAATGTCCGCggagaaaaaaattaagggaTTTGCTATCTCTGAGACTGcctttttcatatttctaatcATGGCATCAAG AAGGTTAGAGGCAGATAAATTTTTCACGAGCTATTACAATGAGGAGACATATACGAAAAGAGGACTTGAATGGGTGAATACAACTGAAAGCTTAAAAGATGTACTAGATCGACATTATCCAGAGATGACTTAG
- the LOC107008707 gene encoding alpha-dioxygenase 1-like isoform X5: MVVATKLLARRKFIDTGKQFNMIAASWIQFMIHDWIDHLEDTQQIELRAPEEVASECPLKSFKFFKTKQTPTGLCDIKTGHLNIRTPQWDGSAIYGSNAEVSKKVRTFKDGKLKLSENGLIQQDENGKIISGDVRNAWAGLVTLQALFVQEHNLVCDALKKEYPELKDEALYRHAKRVTSAVIAKIHTIDWTVELLNTDTLLAGMRANWYGLLGKKFKDTFGHVGGSILSGFVGMKKPEDHGVPYSLTEEFTSVYRMHQLLPDTLELRNIDATPGLNKSLPLTDEIPMEDLIGGKGNENLSRIGFTKQMVSMGHQASGALELWNYPIWMRDLIAQDVDGTDRPDHIDLAALEIYRDRERSVARYNEFRRRMLQIPITKWEDLTDDMEVIKTLHEVYGDDVEQLDLLVGMSAEKKIKGFAISETAFFIFLIMASRRLEADKFFTSYYNEETYTKRGLEWVNTTESLKDVLDRHYPEMT; this comes from the exons ATGGTAGTGGCAACAAAATTGCTAGCGCGCAGAAAATTCATCGATACTGGAAAACAATTTAACATGATAGCTGCTTCTTGGATACAATTTATGATTCATGATTGGATCGATCATTTGGAAGATACTCAACAG attgaGCTAAGGGCACCTGAAGAAGTTGCAAGTGAGTGTCCTCTCAAGTCCTTTAAGTTTTTCAAGACCAAGCAAACACCTACGGGTTTATGTGATATCAAGACGGGTCACTTGAACATACGTACTCCACAGTG GGATGGAAGTGCTATTTATGGGAGCAACGCTGAAGTTTCAAAGAAAGTTAGGACATTTAAAGACGGAAAATTGAAACTATCAGAAAATGGACTCATCCAACAAGATGAAAATGGGAAAATTATCTCTGGTGATGTTCGCAATGCTTGGGCTGGACTTGTAACACTGCAAGCGCTCTTTGTACAAGAGCATAATCTTGTTTGTGACGCCTTGAAG AAAGAATATCCAGAATTGAAAGATGAGGCGTTGTATCGTCATGCAAAACGTGTCACTTCTGCTGTAATTGCAAAAATTCACACCATAGATTGGACAGTTGAACTTCTCAATACAGACACCCTTCTAGCAGGAATGCGCGCCAATTG GTATGGATTGCTAGGAAAGAAATTCAAGGATACATTTGGTCACGTTGGAGGTTCCATTTTAAGTGGTTTTGTGGGAATGAAGAAACCTGAGGATCATGGAGTGCCTTATTCCTTAACTGAGGAATTTACGAGTGTCTATCGAATGCATCAACTCCTGCCTGATACACTTGAGCTAAGAAATATCGATGCCACGCCTGGACTAAACAAATCTCTTCCTTTGACTGATGA GATCCCGATGGAAGATCTAATTGGGGGTAAAGGAAATgagaatctatcaagaattgGGTTTACTAAGCAAATGGTTTCAATGGGACATCAAGCTAGTGGAGCTCTTGAACTTTGGAATTATCCGATATGGATGAGGGATCTTATTGCCCAAGACGTCGATGGAACAGACAGGCCAGATCATATTGACCTTGCAGCTCTTGAAA TTTATAGAGACAGAGAAAGAAGTGTTGCTAGGTACAATGAATTTCGAAGGAGAATGTTGCAAATTCCCATCACTAAATGGGAAGATTTGACGGATGATATGGAAGTTATTAAAACACTTCATGAAGTTTATGGTGATGATGTAGAACAATTGGATCTGTTAGTTGGAATGTCCGCggagaaaaaaattaagggaTTTGCTATCTCTGAGACTGcctttttcatatttctaatcATGGCATCAAG AAGGTTAGAGGCAGATAAATTTTTCACGAGCTATTACAATGAGGAGACATATACGAAAAGAGGACTTGAATGGGTGAATACAACTGAAAGCTTAAAAGATGTACTAGATCGACATTATCCAGAGATGACTTAG
- the LOC107008708 gene encoding protein ALTERED XYLOGLUCAN 4-like: MKMNYQNYNLFKEDKFRNLGSPNFLLIYSLFLTMIFSCYMLHFSFSPNINFITKQDSAPPTESLHVTNHSQPADHKSDCDLLNGNWVLEEKGNYSLYYTNFSCPTIPHSKNCLLNGRADEEFMQWRWKPEECTLPRFNAKTFLTFVKGKTMAFIGDSLARNHMESLLCILSSEESPRDVYKDVEDKFRTWLFPRHNFTLMVLRTEFLFFATERIINGSFTGGFDLHLDKLNGNWTQHLPNIDYAIFSDGHWFLRPNYLYENGNLIGCVYCGEAGVQDLGPGYAIRRAFQAAFNYINQCVECSGLVVLLRTFSAGQFEQGAWNEGGFCNRTRPFTRDEVKIGDQDWEFRNIQIEEIERARKDGEKFGNMFELMDVTRAMLMRPDGHPGAYWGNKWMKGYSDCIHWCLPGPIDTWNEFLQEILRRKFPNFH; encoded by the exons ATGAAGatgaattatcaaaattataatctGTTCAAAGAGGATAAGTTTCGTAACTTGGGAAGCcctaattttttattgatcTATTCACTCTTTCTAACCATGATTTTCAGCTGCTACATGCTTCATTTTTCCTTCAGCCCAAACATTAACTTCATAACCAAACAAGATTCAGCTCCTCCTACTGAATCCTTACACGTTACAAATCACTCTCAACCAGCAG ATCACAAATCCGATTGTGACTTGTTGAACGGTAATTGGGTTTTAGAGGAGAAGGGTAATTATTCTCTGTATTATACAAACTTTAGCTGTCCAACAATTCCGCATTCAAAAAACTGTTTGTTGAACGGAAGGGCAGATGAAGAATTTATGCAGTGGAGATGGAAACCAGAAGAATGTACGCTTCCCCGTTTCAATGCTAAAACGTTTTTAACATTTGTTAAAGGGAAGACGATGGCGTTTATAGGCGATTCCCTCGCAAGGAATCATATGGAGTCCCTACTCTGTATTTTATCATCG GAAGAAAGTCCAAGAGACGTGTACAAGGATGTTGAAGACAAATTCAGAACATGGTTATTTCCTCGTCATAACTTCACTCTCATGGTCCTCCGCACAGAGTTTCTTTTCTTTGCTACTGAGAGAATTATCAATGGTTCGTTCACGGGCGGATTTGACTTGCATTTGGACAAATTAAATGGGAATTGGACTCAACATTTACCCAACATAGATTATGCTATTTTCTCAGATGGACATTGGTTTCTTCGGCCTAATTATCTTTACGAAAATGGCAACCTTATTGGATGTGTTTATTGTGGGGAAGCAGGGGTTCAAGATCTTGGCCCTGGTTATGCAATTCGAAGAGCATTTCAAGCTGCTTTCAACTACATAAACCAATGCGTGGAATGCTCAGGTCTTGTTGTGCTTTTGAGGACATTCTCCGCGGGTCAATTCGAGCAAGGAGCATGGAATGAAGGAGGATTTTGCAACAGAACAAGACCGTTTACTAGAGATGAAGTTAAAATTGGTGATCAAGATTGGGAGTTTCGGAACATTCAAATAGAAGAAATTGAAAGAGCAAGAAAAGATGGAGAAAAATTTGGTAACATGTTTGAACTTATGGACGTGACAAGAGCCATGTTAATGAGACCAGATGGACATCCAGGAGCCTATTGGGGCAATAAATGGATGAAGGGCTACAGTGATTGTATACATTGGTGTTTGCCAGGGCCGATTGATACATGGAATGAATTTTTACAGGAAATTCTTAGAAGAAAATTCCCcaattttcattga